The Betaproteobacteria bacterium genome has a segment encoding these proteins:
- a CDS encoding DUF3579 domain-containing protein, whose translation MNSQAWPDGQLDELVIQGVTQSGERFRPSDWAERLCGMMSVFGEDKHLSYSPYLKPVMADGLSCVVVDERLQTVDAAALDFLLGFARDNELRLRPGRRPQEAAAVAVAGERRVADPQSGRSL comes from the coding sequence ATGAACTCGCAGGCTTGGCCGGACGGGCAATTGGACGAGCTGGTCATCCAGGGAGTGACGCAATCGGGCGAACGCTTTCGCCCGAGCGATTGGGCCGAGCGGCTGTGCGGCATGATGTCGGTGTTCGGCGAGGACAAGCATCTGTCGTACTCGCCCTACCTGAAGCCGGTCATGGCGGATGGGTTGAGCTGCGTGGTGGTGGACGAGCGGTTGCAGACGGTCGATGCGGCCGCTTTGGACTTTCTGCTCGGCTTCGCACGCGACAACGAGCTGCGCCTGCGGCCCGGGCGCCGTCCGCAGGAAGCGGCGGCTGTGGCCGTGGCGGGAGAACGACGCGTCGCCGACCCGCAAAGCGGGCGATCGCTCTGA
- the rpsT gene encoding 30S ribosomal protein S20 yields MANIDSAKKRARQSEVLRVHNASLRSRMRTAVKRVHKAIADGDKEVARRELRAAASMLDSTAGKGIVHKNMAARNKSRLAAAVKAMA; encoded by the coding sequence ATGGCCAATATCGACTCCGCCAAGAAGCGCGCCCGCCAAAGCGAGGTGCTGCGCGTTCATAACGCCAGCCTGCGCTCGCGCATGCGCACCGCCGTCAAGCGCGTACACAAGGCGATCGCCGATGGCGACAAGGAAGTCGCCCGGCGCGAGCTGCGGGCTGCCGCCAGCATGCTCGACTCAACCGCGGGCAAGGGTATCGTGCACAAGAACATGGCGGCCCGGAACAAGAGCCGGCTGGCCGCCGCAGTCAAGGCCATGGCATAA
- the murJ gene encoding murein biosynthesis integral membrane protein MurJ, whose translation MNLLHALARVSSMTLLSRILGFVRDVVIARTFGAGVLTDAFFVAFKIPNLLRRLFAEGAFSQAFVPVLAEYKNRRGDADTRALIDHVASALFLALITVSLLGMLAAPVIIYLTAPGFADDAVKLELTIDLLRIVFPYVLFISLTALAGAILNTYSRFSVPAFTPVLLNVCFIVFGLWLTPYFDPPVKALAWAVFCGGIAQLAFQLPFLARMGLLPRFRLDLRDEGVWRILRLMGPAAFGVSIAQVSLLINVVFASFLVSGSVSWLYYADRLMEFPSGLLGVALGTILLPSLARHHANASNEEYRRLLDWGLRLTFLLAVPAAVALALLAVPLVATLFMYGEFSAHDVLMTRQAVMAYSVGLVGIILVKILAPGFYARQDIRTPVKFALVTLAATQLMNLAFVIPLEHAGLALAIGLGGCLNAALLYRGLRRARIYRPEPGWGAFGGRLVLALGAMAAALWWSAGPAQWWLDAAPGARALRLATLVVVGAGVYFAVLALLGFRPRDFARRASP comes from the coding sequence ATGAACCTGTTGCATGCGCTCGCCAGGGTGAGCAGCATGACGCTGCTGTCGCGAATCCTGGGGTTCGTGCGCGACGTGGTCATCGCCCGGACGTTCGGCGCCGGTGTGCTCACCGATGCCTTCTTCGTCGCTTTCAAGATCCCGAATCTACTGCGCCGGTTGTTCGCGGAGGGCGCTTTTTCGCAGGCCTTCGTTCCGGTGCTGGCCGAGTACAAGAACCGGCGCGGCGACGCCGACACCCGGGCGCTCATCGATCATGTGGCCTCGGCGCTGTTCCTCGCCCTGATCACCGTCAGCTTGCTCGGTATGCTGGCCGCGCCGGTCATCATCTATCTGACGGCGCCGGGCTTCGCGGACGACGCAGTGAAGCTCGAGCTGACGATCGACCTGCTGCGTATCGTCTTTCCCTACGTCCTGTTCATTTCGCTCACCGCGCTCGCCGGCGCCATTCTCAACACCTACAGCCGCTTCAGCGTGCCGGCGTTCACGCCCGTTCTCCTCAACGTCTGCTTCATCGTATTCGGGCTGTGGCTTACGCCGTACTTCGATCCACCGGTGAAGGCGCTCGCCTGGGCGGTATTCTGCGGCGGCATCGCGCAGCTCGCCTTCCAGCTGCCGTTTCTCGCCCGCATGGGCCTGCTGCCGCGATTCCGGCTCGATCTGCGCGATGAGGGCGTATGGCGCATCCTGCGGCTGATGGGGCCGGCGGCGTTCGGTGTCTCGATCGCGCAAGTAAGCCTTCTGATCAACGTCGTGTTCGCCTCCTTCCTGGTCTCGGGGAGCGTCTCCTGGCTGTACTACGCCGACCGGCTGATGGAATTTCCCAGCGGTCTGCTGGGCGTCGCGCTCGGCACCATTCTGCTGCCCAGCCTCGCGCGACATCACGCCAACGCCTCGAACGAGGAGTACCGGCGGCTGCTCGACTGGGGATTGCGCCTGACCTTCCTCCTCGCCGTGCCGGCCGCGGTGGCGCTCGCCCTGCTCGCCGTGCCGCTCGTGGCGACGCTGTTCATGTACGGAGAGTTCTCGGCCCACGACGTGCTGATGACGCGCCAGGCGGTGATGGCTTACAGCGTGGGGCTGGTCGGGATCATCCTGGTCAAGATCCTCGCACCGGGGTTCTACGCGCGCCAGGACATCCGCACGCCCGTCAAGTTTGCGCTCGTCACGTTGGCGGCAACGCAACTGATGAACCTGGCGTTCGTGATTCCGCTCGAGCACGCCGGCCTCGCGCTCGCGATCGGCCTGGGCGGCTGCCTGAATGCCGCGCTGCTGTACCGCGGTTTGCGCCGGGCTCGGATCTACCGGCCGGAGCCGGGATGGGGCGCCTTCGGCGGACGGCTGGTGCTGGCTCTGGGCGCCATGGCGGCGGCCTTGTGGTGGAGCGCCGGTCCGGCGCAATGGTGGTTGGATGCTGCGCCCGGTGCGCGCGCGTTGCGCCTTGCCACACTGGTCGTAGTGGGCGCCGGTGTCTATTTCGCAGTGCTGGCGCTGCTGGGATTCCGGCCGCGCGATTTCGCTCGGCGGGCGAGCCCCTGA
- a CDS encoding bifunctional riboflavin kinase/FAD synthetase, translating to MRVFRTIPARADIPIALTIGNFDGVHLGHQAMLERLRREAQARALPAAVMTFEPHPREFFAPDQAPTRLSSLREKLETLAALGVDRAYVCRFTYDLARTPPEAFVERVLVRGLSVRWLLVGDDFRFGARRAGDLTLLQSLAAAGGYVVDSISSVTVGGRRVSSTAIRAALAEGDLDLASQLLGRPYSISGRVVGGDRIGRTLGFPTANIRMRHNRPPLQGIFAVRVYGIGSSSLVGAASLGVRPTMRAQGAPTLEVHILDFDRDIYGRHVRVEFLRKLRDEQKFSDVETLRKQIARDVDETRLFFAGPAAAAGGAGQRGR from the coding sequence ATGCGCGTCTTCAGAACCATTCCCGCGCGCGCCGATATTCCGATCGCGCTCACCATCGGCAACTTCGACGGCGTGCACCTCGGGCATCAGGCAATGCTCGAACGGCTGCGGCGCGAGGCGCAAGCGCGCGCGCTGCCCGCGGCGGTGATGACGTTCGAGCCGCATCCGCGCGAATTCTTTGCGCCCGATCAGGCGCCCACGCGGCTCTCCTCGCTGCGCGAGAAGCTCGAGACGCTGGCCGCGCTGGGTGTGGATCGAGCCTACGTTTGCCGTTTCACCTACGATCTGGCACGCACGCCGCCGGAGGCGTTCGTCGAGCGCGTGCTCGTGCGCGGTTTGAGCGTGCGCTGGCTGCTCGTCGGTGACGATTTCCGCTTCGGCGCCCGGCGTGCGGGCGATCTTACGCTGCTGCAGTCCTTGGCAGCGGCCGGCGGATACGTGGTCGATTCGATCTCGTCGGTCACGGTTGGGGGCCGGCGCGTATCGAGCACGGCGATCCGCGCGGCGCTGGCTGAAGGCGATCTCGATCTGGCATCCCAACTGCTCGGGCGACCTTATTCCATCAGTGGGAGGGTCGTCGGCGGCGACCGGATCGGACGCACGCTCGGATTTCCTACCGCCAATATTCGCATGCGGCACAATCGCCCTCCGCTGCAGGGCATTTTCGCGGTTCGGGTGTACGGCATCGGCTCCAGTTCATTGGTGGGTGCGGCGAGCCTCGGCGTGCGACCCACGATGCGCGCACAAGGCGCGCCCACGCTGGAGGTTCATATCCTCGACTTCGACCGCGACATCTACGGCCGGCACGTGCGGGTCGAGTTTCTGCGCAAGCTGCGCGACGAGCAGAAGTTCTCCGACGTCGAAACCCTGCGCAAGCAGATCGCGCGCGATGTCGACGAGACCCGGCTTTTTTTCGCCGGCCCTGCGGCGGCCGCTGGGGGCGCCGGCCAACGCGGACGCTAG
- the ileS gene encoding isoleucine--tRNA ligase, giving the protein MTDYKKTLNLPDTTFPMRGDLAKREPAMLARWQAEKLYERIRQARRGQPVFVLHDGPPYANGDIHIGHAVNKVLKDIIVKSRTLMGFDAPYVPGWDCHGMPIEVQIEKDHGKNLPPEKTQRLARAYATEQIARQKADFIRLGVLGDWEHPYRTMDFATEANEIRTLGRLLQKGYLYRGLKPVNWCFDCGSALAEAEVEYADREDIAVDVGFPIAEPERLAHAFGLERLPDPRAYAVIWTTTPWTLPANQALNAHPDFDYRLIATEKGLLVLADALADRCLERYGLAGRTLARRKGVALERINFRHPFYDRLSPVFLGDYVTAEQGTGIVHSAPAYGVEDFLSCRRYGMSDDQIINPVLGDGRYSDSLPFFGGLSIWDANPKIVAKLEEVGLLFARATETHSYMHCWRHKTPIIYRATTQWFAGMDEVPGYQGVKPVEPLRATALRAVNATRFFPEWGKARLHAMIAGRPDWTLSRQRQWGVPMPFFVRRETGALHPRTPELLEAVAQRVDKDGIEAWQGVGVEAFLGEDASAYEKVRDTLDVWFDSGATHETVLGGPGNRGHGSHAERLAFPADLYLEGSDQHRGWFHSSLLVSCMLNGAAPYRGLLTHGFVVDGTGRKMSKSLGNVIAPQKVVDTLGADILRLWVASTDYSGELSISDEILKRVVESYRRIRNTLRFLLANLADFDPARHGLATADWAEIDRYALARLARLQEEVVREYEQYRFHLIAQRLHEYCSEHLGAFYLDILKDRLYTAGADSRARRSAQNALFHIAHALIRMFAPILSFTAEEAWPFLADKREDSVFLQQWHELPQLADTEALESRWERVLELRSDVSKQLEGLRVAGRIGSALAAEVELYVADEAARALADHFGEHLRFVFITSALRICTGTHAEAVPSRVEGIAVRVLPSSGTKCARCWHYRDDVAEHGEHASLCGRCISNLYSGGEARPYA; this is encoded by the coding sequence ATGACCGATTACAAGAAGACACTCAATCTGCCCGACACCACGTTTCCCATGCGGGGCGACCTGGCCAAACGCGAGCCCGCCATGCTCGCGCGCTGGCAGGCGGAGAAGCTGTACGAACGCATTCGGCAGGCGCGCCGCGGCCAGCCCGTGTTCGTCCTGCACGATGGCCCTCCCTATGCGAATGGCGATATTCACATCGGCCATGCCGTCAACAAGGTCCTGAAGGACATCATCGTCAAGAGCCGCACGCTGATGGGCTTCGACGCGCCTTACGTGCCGGGATGGGACTGCCACGGCATGCCGATCGAGGTCCAGATCGAGAAGGATCACGGCAAGAATCTTCCGCCGGAGAAGACGCAACGCCTCGCGCGCGCGTACGCCACCGAGCAGATCGCACGGCAGAAGGCGGATTTCATCCGGCTCGGCGTGCTCGGCGACTGGGAGCATCCCTACCGCACCATGGATTTCGCCACCGAGGCGAACGAGATCCGAACGCTCGGACGTTTGCTGCAAAAGGGCTATCTCTATCGTGGGCTCAAGCCCGTGAACTGGTGCTTCGACTGCGGTTCCGCGCTGGCCGAAGCCGAGGTCGAATATGCCGACCGTGAGGATATCGCCGTCGACGTGGGCTTTCCGATCGCCGAGCCTGAGCGCCTCGCGCACGCTTTCGGCCTGGAGCGCTTGCCCGACCCGCGTGCTTACGCGGTCATCTGGACCACGACCCCCTGGACGCTGCCGGCCAATCAGGCGCTGAATGCCCACCCCGACTTCGACTATCGGCTGATTGCCACCGAAAAGGGGCTGCTGGTGCTCGCCGACGCGCTCGCGGACCGCTGTCTCGAACGCTACGGGCTCGCCGGGCGCACACTCGCGCGCCGCAAGGGCGTCGCGCTGGAGCGAATCAACTTCCGGCACCCGTTCTACGATCGGCTGTCGCCCGTATTTCTCGGCGACTACGTGACGGCCGAGCAGGGCACCGGCATCGTCCATAGCGCGCCAGCCTACGGCGTGGAGGATTTTCTGTCGTGCCGCCGCTACGGCATGAGCGACGACCAGATCATCAATCCGGTGCTCGGCGACGGACGTTATTCCGATTCGCTGCCATTCTTCGGCGGCCTGTCGATCTGGGATGCCAACCCGAAAATCGTCGCCAAGCTGGAGGAGGTGGGCCTGCTGTTCGCGCGGGCCACCGAGACGCATAGCTACATGCACTGCTGGCGGCACAAGACGCCGATCATTTATCGGGCAACCACGCAGTGGTTCGCGGGGATGGACGAGGTGCCGGGCTACCAGGGTGTGAAGCCGGTCGAGCCGTTGCGCGCGACTGCCTTGCGCGCGGTGAACGCGACGCGCTTCTTCCCCGAATGGGGCAAGGCGCGGTTGCACGCGATGATCGCCGGCCGGCCCGACTGGACCTTGTCGAGGCAGCGGCAATGGGGCGTGCCCATGCCGTTCTTCGTTCGCCGTGAGACGGGTGCGCTGCATCCGCGCACGCCGGAATTGCTCGAAGCGGTCGCGCAGCGCGTGGACAAGGATGGGATCGAAGCCTGGCAGGGCGTCGGCGTCGAGGCGTTCCTGGGCGAAGACGCGAGCGCGTACGAAAAAGTGCGCGATACGCTCGATGTCTGGTTCGACTCCGGTGCGACGCACGAAACCGTGTTGGGCGGCCCGGGCAATCGCGGCCACGGGTCGCATGCCGAGCGCCTGGCGTTTCCGGCCGACCTGTACCTGGAGGGCTCGGACCAGCACCGCGGCTGGTTCCACTCGTCGCTGCTCGTCTCCTGCATGCTGAACGGCGCCGCGCCGTATCGGGGGCTGCTCACGCACGGCTTCGTGGTCGACGGCACCGGGCGCAAGATGAGCAAGTCCCTCGGCAACGTGATCGCGCCGCAGAAAGTGGTCGACACGCTGGGCGCCGACATCCTGCGCCTATGGGTCGCGTCGACCGACTATTCCGGCGAGCTCTCGATCTCGGACGAGATCTTGAAGCGGGTGGTCGAGAGCTACCGGCGCATTCGCAACACGCTGCGATTCCTGCTCGCCAACCTGGCCGATTTCGATCCGGCCCGGCATGGGCTTGCGACCGCGGACTGGGCCGAGATCGACCGCTACGCGCTTGCGCGCCTCGCGCGCCTGCAAGAAGAAGTCGTGCGCGAATACGAGCAGTACCGTTTCCACCTGATCGCACAGCGGCTGCACGAGTACTGCTCCGAGCACCTTGGCGCTTTCTACCTCGACATTCTCAAGGATCGCCTGTACACCGCGGGAGCCGACTCGCGTGCGCGCCGCAGTGCACAGAACGCGCTCTTTCACATCGCGCATGCATTGATCCGGATGTTCGCGCCGATCCTGAGCTTCACCGCCGAAGAAGCATGGCCCTTTCTGGCCGACAAGCGCGAGGACAGCGTGTTCCTGCAGCAATGGCACGAGCTGCCGCAGCTCGCGGACACCGAAGCCCTGGAGTCGCGCTGGGAGCGCGTGCTCGAGCTGCGCTCCGACGTGAGCAAGCAGCTGGAAGGCCTGCGCGTCGCCGGCCGGATCGGCTCGGCGCTTGCCGCCGAGGTCGAGCTCTACGTCGCCGATGAAGCAGCGCGGGCGCTGGCCGACCATTTCGGCGAGCATCTGCGCTTCGTGTTCATCACCTCGGCGCTGCGCATCTGTACCGGCACGCATGCCGAGGCGGTGCCGAGCCGTGTCGAAGGCATCGCAGTCCGGGTCCTCCCGAGCAGCGGAACGAAATGCGCGCGTTGCTGGCATTACCGAGACGATGTCGCCGAGCACGGCGAGCACGCATCGCTGTGCGGGCGCTGTATTTCCAACCTGTACAGCGGCGGCGAGGCGCGTCCCTATGCCTGA
- a CDS encoding lipoprotein signal peptidase, producing MPEQRIVAWLAIAGCVILADQATKLAIEHALALGTSIYVWPVFDLVHVRNTGAAFSFLAGGSGWQREFFLLVGLAASIWIVWMLARAARSQVMFCVALSLVLGGALGNVIDRVRLGAVVDFLHFHWGPHSFPAFNIADSAITCGAALLLFDAFRQGRKARTDGSHAATQ from the coding sequence ATGCCTGAGCAACGCATCGTTGCCTGGCTGGCGATCGCGGGCTGCGTGATCCTGGCCGACCAAGCGACCAAGCTCGCGATCGAACACGCGCTTGCGCTCGGAACCAGCATTTACGTCTGGCCGGTGTTCGACCTGGTGCACGTGCGCAACACCGGCGCCGCGTTCAGTTTTTTGGCGGGAGGCTCCGGATGGCAGCGCGAATTCTTTCTGCTCGTCGGGCTGGCCGCCTCGATCTGGATCGTGTGGATGCTGGCGCGCGCGGCTCGCAGCCAGGTGATGTTCTGCGTGGCTTTGAGCCTCGTCCTGGGCGGTGCGCTGGGCAACGTGATCGACAGGGTTCGCCTCGGCGCGGTGGTCGACTTCCTCCATTTCCATTGGGGCCCGCACTCTTTCCCGGCATTCAACATCGCGGACAGCGCCATCACCTGCGGCGCCGCGCTGCTGCTGTTCGATGCCTTCCGCCAGGGCAGGAAGGCGCGCACGGACGGGTCGCACGCCGCGACCCAATGA
- the ispH gene encoding 4-hydroxy-3-methylbut-2-enyl diphosphate reductase, translating to MTDRSDAMEVLLAKPRGFCAGVDRAIEIVERALALHGAPIYVRHEVVHNKYVVDDLRRKGAVFVEQLDEVPAGATVVFSAHGVSQAVRREAEGRGLRVFDATCPLVTKVHVEVARTAEGGREIVMIGHAGHPEVEGTMGQVQGGIHLVETVADVAKLEVRDPGNVAYVTQTTLSVDDARAIVDALRARFPAIVAPKKDDICYATQNRQDAVKRLARECDVLIVVGSPNSSNSNRLREVAIHQGIPAYMVDQAADLDPRWIEGKKRIGVTAGASAPEVLVDQLLARLRELGATRIIEADGISENVTFQLPKALSAVTR from the coding sequence ATGACCGACAGGAGCGATGCCATGGAAGTGTTGCTGGCGAAGCCCAGAGGATTCTGCGCCGGCGTGGACCGGGCGATCGAGATCGTCGAGCGCGCGCTCGCGCTGCACGGCGCGCCGATCTATGTTCGTCACGAAGTCGTTCACAACAAGTACGTGGTCGACGACCTGCGGCGCAAGGGGGCCGTGTTCGTGGAACAACTGGACGAAGTGCCGGCCGGAGCCACCGTGGTGTTCAGCGCCCATGGCGTGTCGCAAGCGGTGCGCCGCGAGGCCGAGGGGCGAGGACTGCGCGTCTTCGACGCCACCTGCCCGCTGGTCACCAAGGTGCATGTCGAAGTCGCCAGAACCGCCGAGGGCGGGCGCGAAATCGTCATGATCGGGCACGCCGGGCATCCGGAAGTCGAAGGCACCATGGGGCAGGTGCAGGGAGGGATACACCTGGTGGAGACGGTTGCCGACGTGGCGAAGCTCGAGGTGCGCGATCCCGGCAACGTCGCCTACGTCACCCAGACCACACTCTCGGTGGACGACGCGCGCGCGATCGTCGATGCGCTGCGCGCGCGCTTTCCGGCGATCGTGGCGCCGAAGAAGGACGACATCTGCTACGCGACGCAGAACCGCCAGGATGCGGTGAAACGCCTCGCGCGCGAATGCGACGTGCTGATCGTGGTCGGCTCACCCAACAGCTCGAACTCGAACCGCCTGCGCGAAGTGGCGATCCATCAGGGAATCCCGGCGTATATGGTCGACCAGGCGGCCGACCTTGATCCTCGCTGGATCGAAGGCAAGAAGCGCATCGGCGTCACCGCGGGAGCCTCCGCCCCCGAGGTGCTGGTTGATCAGCTTCTGGCGCGGCTCCGGGAGCTCGGCGCTACCCGCATCATCGAGGCCGACGGGATTTCGGAGAACGTCACCTTCCAGCTGCCGAAGGCACTGAGCGCGGTTACGCGCTGA